From Thamnophis elegans isolate rThaEle1 chromosome 12, rThaEle1.pri, whole genome shotgun sequence, one genomic window encodes:
- the LOC116515288 gene encoding phospholipase A2 inhibitor and Ly6/PLAUR domain-containing protein-like isoform X1, which yields MRAAGILVLCLFSSILSTVTSLKCQTCVALGTECEEENVKVVECKEDEEFCSTTVVNCTLFEIPMSLTVKECVTRENCFEGLFSSTTVDSRFEIARGNCCQTDLCNAEVLPLENYEDFQPNGLLCPGCFALDEDSCEANQSVACVGEQDLCFTIACTTVSEFSNQQSSSNSPFKV from the exons ATGAGGGCAGCTGGAATTCTTGTCCTCTGTCTCTTCTCCTCCATCCTGTCAACAG TGACGTCTCTAAAGTGTCAAACATGTGTTGCCCTTGGAACTGAATGTGAAGAAGAGAATGTGAAGGTGGTGGAGTGCAAAGAAGATGAAGAATTTTGTTCTACTACAGTTGTCAATTGTACTTTAT TCGAAATTCCAATGAGTTTAACTGTCAAAGAATGTGTTACTCGTGAGAATTGTTTTGAAGGCCTCTTTAGCAGCACAACAGTAGATAGTAGATTTGAAATAGCCAGAGGTAACTGTTGCCAGACTGATCTCTGTAATGCAGAAGTGCTTCCGT TGGAAAATTATGAAGACTTTCAACCAAATGGGTTACTGTGCCCAGGCTGCTTTGCACTAGATGAGGATTCTTGTGAAGCCAATCAATCTGTAGCCTGCGTTGGCGAACAGGATCTGTGTTTTACGATAGCCTGTACCACAGTATCAGAATTTT CTAATCAGCAGAGTTCTTCAAACTCACCCTTCAAGGTATGA
- the LOC116515288 gene encoding phospholipase A2 inhibitor and Ly6/PLAUR domain-containing protein-like isoform X2, with protein sequence MKNFVLLQLSIVLYKFNWPVNLCRSKNWNIGICAGLEGGKHSHGSSLKSLVEIPMSLTVKECVTRENCFEGLFSSTTVDSRFEIARGNCCQTDLCNAEVLPLENYEDFQPNGLLCPGCFALDEDSCEANQSVACVGEQDLCFTIACTTVSEFSNQQSSSNSPFKV encoded by the exons ATGAAGAATTTTGTTCTACTACAGTTGTCAATTGTACTTTAT AAGTTTAACTGGCCAGTTAATCTCTGCAGGTCCAAGAACTGGAATATTGGGATATGTGCTGGGTTGGAAGGAGGAAAACACAGCCATGGAAGTTCGCTCAAAAGTTTGG TCGAAATTCCAATGAGTTTAACTGTCAAAGAATGTGTTACTCGTGAGAATTGTTTTGAAGGCCTCTTTAGCAGCACAACAGTAGATAGTAGATTTGAAATAGCCAGAGGTAACTGTTGCCAGACTGATCTCTGTAATGCAGAAGTGCTTCCGT TGGAAAATTATGAAGACTTTCAACCAAATGGGTTACTGTGCCCAGGCTGCTTTGCACTAGATGAGGATTCTTGTGAAGCCAATCAATCTGTAGCCTGCGTTGGCGAACAGGATCTGTGTTTTACGATAGCCTGTACCACAGTATCAGAATTTT CTAATCAGCAGAGTTCTTCAAACTCACCCTTCAAGGTATGA
- the LOC116515571 gene encoding phospholipase A2 inhibitor subunit gamma B-like, giving the protein MRAAGILVLCLFSSILSTVTSLKCQTCVALGTECEEENVKVVECKEDEEFCSTTVVNSTIVEIPVSLTVKECATREKCFEGLFSTTTVDGRFEIARGNCCQTDLCNAEVLPLENYEDFQPNGLQCPGCFALDEDSCEANQSVACVGKDDQCFTIACTTVSEFLTSLQCYKCFTTNGQCRNEDMTLAECEPDQTHCSSLTLRTTFSTPPVSYTTKTCVKAEEANDGYFTITSVEGRYFEVIHNSCQSDGCNIFPSTLPRREELKPNGYTYRDLSLI; this is encoded by the exons ATGAGGGCAGCTGGAATTCTTGTCCTCTGTCTCTTCTCCTCCATCCTGTCAACAG TGACGTCTCTAAAGTGTCAAACATGTGTTGCCCTTGGAACTGAATGTGAAGAAGAGAATGTGAAGGTGGTGGAGTGCAAAGAAGATGAAGAATTTTGTTCTACTACAGTTGTCAATTCTACTATAG TCGAAATTCCAGTGAGTTTAACTGTCAAAGAATGTGCTACTCGTGAGAAGTGTTTTGAAGGCCTCTTTAGCACCACAACAGTAGATGGTAGATTTGAAATAGCCAGAGGTAACTGTTGCCAGACTGATCTCTGTAATGCAGAAGTGCTTCCGT TGGAAAATTATGAAGACTTTCAACCAAATGGGTTACAGTGCCCAGGCTGCTTTGCACTAGATGAGGATTCTTGTGAAGCCAATCAATCTGTAGCCTGCGTTGGGAAAGATGATCAATGTTTTACGATAGCCTGTACCACAGTATCAGAATTTT TAACATCTCTACAATGCTATAAGTGTTTTACCACCAATGGACAATGTAGAAATGAGGACATGACATTGGCGGAGTGTGAACCTGATCAAACCCATTGCTCTTCCTTGACTCTCCGTACCACTTTCA GCACTCCTCCAGTCAGTTACACTACTAAGACTTGTGTAAAGGCTGAGGAAGCTAATGATGGTTATTTCACTATAACTTCTGTGGAGGGAAGATACTTTGAAGTCATTCATAACAGTTGCCAGTCAGATGGTTGcaatatctttccttctactc TGCCGCGTCGTGAGGAACTTAAACCCAATGGATATACATACAGAGACTTATCATTAATATAA
- the LOC116515964 gene encoding phospholipase A2 inhibitor and Ly6/PLAUR domain-containing protein-like: MRAAGILVFCLFSSILSTVMSLKCQQCVALGTECEEENVKVVECKEDEEFCSTAVVDSTMSTAKTLVSLIIKECSKRERCYEDIFSSTTVDDRFEIAKTKCCQTDVCNAEPLLLEKYEDFQPNGLQCPGCFAVDEDSCEANQPVACVGKEDQCLTITCTTVAEFFGNFTQKSTYQGCATQATCFIPLGVSVAASGLIQFNITTVECRNASSSEPNHQ, translated from the exons TGATGTCTTTAAAATGTCAACAATGTGTTGCCCTTGGAACTGAATGTGAAGAAGAGAATGTGAAGGTGGTGGAGTGCAAAGAAGATGAAGAATTCTGTTCTACTGCAGTTGTTGATTCTACTATGAGTACCG CCAAAACGCTAGTGAGTCTTATCATCAAGGAATGTTCAAAACGTGAGCGCTGTTATGAGGACATCTTCAGCAGCACAACAGTGGATGATAGATTTGAAATTGCTAAAACTAAGTGTTGTCAGACTGATGTCTGTAATGCAGAACCGCTTCTGT TGGAAAAATATGAAGACTTTCAACCAAATGGGTTACAGTGCCCAGGCTGCTTTGCAGTAGATGAGGATTCTTGTGAAGCCAATCAACCTGTAGCCTGCGTTGGGAAAGAGGATCAGTGTCTTACCATAACCTGTACCACAGTAGCAGAGTTTT TTGGAAATTTCACTCAAAAGTCCACTTACCAAGGATGTGCAACACAGGCCACATGTTTCATCCCTTTAGGAGTGTCTGTGGCAGCCAGTGGGCTGATTCAGTTCAACATCACCACAGTGGAATGCAGAAATGCATCTTCTTCTGAACCTAATCATCAGTGA